A region from the Rosa rugosa chromosome 6, drRosRugo1.1, whole genome shotgun sequence genome encodes:
- the LOC133718451 gene encoding uncharacterized protein LOC133718451, translating to MDCRSPNLIWKWNRICVLSKGGFHHLKVVIGPLTYLLVLLVSEFEQVECIGFLPGLLFHGSKGVIRTLNSNIVFSTIGVIEDEHTHVLSYIRSLSKAPVVTNCLASGMEGTTFVICFKTNGHGL from the exons ATGGACTGTAGATCTCCCAATCTGATCTGGAAGTGGAATCGCATTTGTGTTCTTAGCAAGGGAGGATTTCATCATCTGAAGGTTGTGATTGGTCCTCTCACTTATCTTTTGGTCTTGCTAGTCAGTGAATTCGAACAGGTGGAGTGCATTGGGTTCCTTCCTGGCCTCCTCTTTCATGGCTCCAAAG GTGTCATCAGAACTCTAAATTCAAATATTGTATTTTCGACAATAGGTGTCATCGAAGACGAGCACACACACGTCTTGAG CTACATAAGGAGCCTCAGCAAAGCTCCAGTAGTGACCAATTGCCTTGCTTCTGGCATGGAGGGAACAACTTTTGTTATTTGCTTCAAGACCAATGGTCATGGTTTATGA
- the LOC133716242 gene encoding uncharacterized protein LOC133716242 has product MGKNSRSRDEDTEEMMIATVTEESTNQTRRYGSHPDHAPNEERLREERGQNLMPDYLVECLVFKDWEFQTCYRMSLIVFKCISTDLCQYDRYFVQKSDTTGKVGLLSEQKMTTSLRMLAYGDGADQYSEYCWMAKSTSIAALQRFSQGIVNLYSVEYLRVPNAVNLRQLLAKDERRGFPRMIGSINYMHWQWKNCPSGWAAEYSGRKHIPATILEAVASYDTWIWHVFFGMPGACNDLNVLMIVKDERPEDNDDEFESNNEEDNNLRPRIAECIIA; this is encoded by the exons ATGGGAAAAAATTCGAGGTCTAGGGATGAAGATACTGAAGAGATGATGATCGCAACAGTGACAGAAGAATCTACAAACCAAACTCGAAGGTACGGTTCTCATCCGGATCATGCACCAAATGAGGAGAGACTTAGAGAAGAAAGGGGCCAAAATTTGATGCCCGACTACTTAGTTGAATGCCTAGTGTTCAAAGATTGGGAGTTCCAAACATGTTACAGGATGAGCCTCATTGTCTTCAAGTGTATATCTACTGACCTTTGCCAGTATGATCGTTACTTTGTTCAAAAGTCAGATACTACCGGGAAAGTCGGACTACTTTCGGAGCAGAAGATGACAACTTCCTTGCGAATGCTTGCTTATGGTGATGGGGCAGATCAATATTCTGAGTATTGTTGGATGGCGAAATCCACCTCCATCGCAGCCCTTCAGCGATTTTCACAAGGAATTGTTAATCTGTACTCAGTAGAATACCTTCGTGTTCCTAATGCGGTCAACCTCAGACAACTTCTTGCCAAAGATGAGAGAAGAGGttttccaagaatgattggGAGCATCAATTATATGCATtggcaatggaagaattgtccTTCTGGTTGGGCGGCAGAATATAGTGGTAGAAAACATATCCCCGCTACCATCTTGGAGGCAGTCGCATCGTACGACACCTGGATTTGGCATGTATTCTTTGGAATGCCCGGGGCATGCAACGACCTCAACGTCCTG ATGATTGTCAAGGATGAACGACCTGAGGACAATGATGATGAGTTTGAGTCCAATAATGAAGAGGATAACAATCTAAGGCCCAGGATTGCTGAG TGTATTATTGCTTGA
- the LOC133716243 gene encoding uncharacterized protein LOC133716243 — translation MDIRRGRPRNRGGARRGGRGGNRIRRMEDVYEEELEVPHVEQPVLPAGVGDDPGHLLVLAKEINRLGATKFGGGTDHMVADRWIEDLQTYFDLIDCSEIEKRKLAAFMLKDEARVWWNVTQRSTDVSTLTWDGFERLFREKYFPAAVRERLEREFLTLVQGKMTVIEYDAEFSRLYKYVKQMDDEDLAKKFQRGLSPWIERDVAILELKTRREILAKAQIIEQQNLIRKEKESAERDFQGKGKAMAGSSRSQDFRGSFWKKQKTQSQHHAPVRAVAAPPIQAVPIRRMAPAAPVRCYNCGEQGHISRVCTKPRGRVCYSCGQTEHQARECTRNQGRVQGNQQRQLPPVPARIFAIGQAGTGVEEYADVFKEIPGLPPKRVMDFSIDVIPGTAPISKAPYRMAPAELQELKVQIDGLLAQRFIQASDIPKTAFRTRYGHYEFLVMPFGLTNAPAAFMDLMNRTFSIYLDQFVVVFVDDILIYSRSSDEHEKHLRIVLQTLRENKLFAKFEKCDFWQKEVKFLGHVVSKDGVSVDPSKVEAVMSWSRPTTVTEIRSFLGLAGYYRRFIEGFSSIASALTKLTRKDSQFIWTDECEKAFNELKTRLTTAPVLTIPTSGGGLVIYSDASHQGLGCVLMQNGGVVAYGSRQLKVHERNYPTHDLELAAVVFALKIWRHYLYGEKFELFSDHKSLKYLFSQKELNMRQRRWMELIKDYDFTLEYHPGKANVVADALSRKPQVIMASLMVQEWLMLEAASKFDLMPARVGHEILLGSITLQSTLISRIIQGQTLDEFAQARIAEMTANLNVEGPS, via the exons ATGGACATTCGGAGGGGTAGGCCTAGAAACCGTGGTGGTGCCAGAAGAGGAGGTAGAGGTGGTAACCGAATTAGGCGTATGGAGGATGTCTATGAGGAAGAGTTGGAGGTACCACATGTTGAGCAGCCGGTATTACCCGCGGGTGTGGGTGATGATCCCGGTCACTTGTTAGTGTTAGCAAAGGAAATTAACCGTTTGGGAGCAACCAAGTTTGGGGGAGGTACAGATCATATGGTTGCAGATCGGTGGATTGAGGATTTGCAGACCTACTTTGACTTGATTGACTGTAGTGAGATTGAGAAGAGAAAGCTAGCCGCCTTCATGCTCAAGGATGAGGCTAGAGTATGGTGGAATGTCACGCAGAGGAGTACTGATGTATCTACCTTGACTTGGGATGGCTTTGAGAGGTTGTTCAGAGAGAAGTACTTTCCAGCAGCAGTGAGGGAAAGGTTAGAGCGGGAGTTCCTTACATTGGTACAGGGGAAGATGACAGTGATTGAGTATGATGCAGAGTTCTCCAGGCtgtacaagtatgtgaagcaaATGGATGATGAGGATTTGGCTAAGAAGTTTCAACGAGGGTTGAGTCCTTGGATCGAGCGTGATGTGGCCATCTTAGAACTGAAAACGAGGAGGGAAATCTTGGCTAAGGCACAGATCATTGAACAGCAGAACCTGATTCGTAAAGAGAAGGAGTCAGCTGAGAGAGACTTCcagggaaagggaaaggcaaTGGCAGGGAGCAGTAGGTCCCAAGACTTCAGGGGTAGTTTCTGGAAGAAACAGAAGACTCAGTCCCAACATCATGCCCCAGTTAGGGCAGTAGCAGCTCCTCCTATTCAGGCTGTACCTATCAGACGGATGGCACCAGCAGCGCCTGTGAGGTGCTACAACTGTGGCGAGCAGGGCCACATCTCTCGTGTGTGTACGAAACCACGTGGCAGAGTATGCTACAGCTGTGGACAGACCGAACACCAGGCCAGGGAGTGTACCCGAAATCAGGGTAGGGTGCAGGGAAACCAGCAAAGGCAGCTACCACCTGTACCTGCTAGAATCTTTGCCATTGGTCAGGCAGGCACGGGGgtggaag AATATGCTGATGTGTTTAAGGAGATACCAGGGTTGCCTCCAAAAAGGGTAATGGACTTCTCCATTgatgtgataccaggtactgcCCCGATATCGAAAGCACCCTATCGGATGGCTCCAGCTGAACTTCAGGAGTTGAAGGTTCAGATTGATGGATTACTGGCTCAAAGGTTCATACAGGCTAGT GATATCCCAAAGACGGCGTTCAGGACCAGGTATGGACATTATGAGTtccttgtcatgccttttggtctcaCTAATGCACCTGCAGCATTCATGGACTTGATGAACCGCACGTTCAGTATTTACTTGGATCAATTTGTGGTAGTGTTCGTTGACGACATCTTGATATATTCAAGGTCATCAGATGAGCATGAGAAGCATTTAAGAATTGTGCTACAGACGTTGAGAGAGAATAAATTGTTTGCCAAGTTTGAGAAGTGCGATTTCTGGCAGAAGGAAGTCAAGTTCCTTGGTCATGTGGTTTCGAAGGATGGAGTTTCTGTTGATCCTTCGAAGGTTGAAGCAGTGATGAGTTGGAGCCGCCCTACTACTGTTACTGAAATCCGTAGCTTCCTTGGATTGGCAGGGTACTACAGGCGCTTCATTGAGGGGTTTTCTAGTATCGCTTCAGCCTTGACTAAGTTGACAAGGAAGGACTCTCAATTTATATGGACGGATGAGTGTGAGAAGGCTTTCAACGAGCTGAAGACTAGGTTGACTACGGCTCCGGTCTTGACTATTCCTACCAGTGGTGGTGGTCTAGTTATCTAcagtgatgcatctcatcagggtttggggtgtgtgttgatgcagaatGGTGGTGTTGTTGCTTACGGCTCTAGACAGTTGAAGGTGCATGAACGGAACTATCCCACTCATGATCTAGAGTTGGCCGCAGTGGTGTttgccttgaagatttggagacaCTATCTATATGGTGAGAAATTCGAACTCTTTTCTGATCATAAGAGTTTGAAGTACCTATTCTCCCAgaaggagttgaacatgaggCAGAGGAGATGGATGGAGCTCATCAAAGACTATGATTTCACTTTGGAGTATCATCCCGGAAAGGCCAATGTAGTGGctgatgctttgagtaggaagccTCAAGTAATCATGGCATCGCTCATGGTGCAGGAGTGGCTCATGTTGGAAGCAGCATCGAAGTTTGATCTTATGCCCGCTAGAGTTGGACATGAAATCCTTCTCGGAAGTATCACCTTACAGTCCACCTTGATTTCTAGGATCATTCAGGGTCAGACACTTGATGAGTTTGCCCAGGCGAGGATCGCAGAGATGACTGCTAATCTGAATGTGGAGGGCCCTTCTTAG